Sequence from the Pseudopipra pipra isolate bDixPip1 chromosome 16, bDixPip1.hap1, whole genome shotgun sequence genome:
ACCAGGACCCTCCTCATCTTCTTCGACCTGGCCTGGAAGCTCCGCATCAACTTCCCCTACCTCTACATCGTCGCGTCCATGATGCTCAACGTGCGGCTGCAGgtgggcggcggggccgg
This genomic interval carries:
- the SMIM10L3 gene encoding salivary gland specific protein SAGSIN1 yields the protein MAAALSALAARLSQSAAARSYGVFCKGLTRTLLIFFDLAWKLRINFPYLYIVASMMLNVRLQVHIEIH